The genome window TCATCCCAATCCCCGGGGAGTTCGACGCCGGGGCCGGCATCCAACGGGATCGGCAGCTCCTCGGTCGGCGCGCACTCCGGGGCCGCCGCTGCGGCGAGCGCCTCCACTGCCTCCGTCGCGGCAGGCGGGGGCGGTTCGGCCGGGGCCGCCGGCTCCTCCCAGACCAGTTCTTCGGTCGCGGCTTCCTCGGGCGAGAGCACGGGGACCGCGCTCTCTTCCTCCCGCGGCCCGGCGACGTCCTGCACGGGGGAATCGTCCTCCCAACCGATCTCCTCGCCGACGGTCGGTGGGCCGGGCTCCGGCGCCGGCGCGGCGTCCGCGTCGCGTTCCTCGGCGAGGGCAAGCTCCAGCTCGCTCTGTACGTCGATCCGCGGTATTTCCTCGTGCAGCTCGATCACCGGGGGCTCGCCCTCCGGCTGCTCGAGCGGGAGGTGCGCCGTCGGCTCGAGTTCCAGCTGCTCGAGTACCGGCCGATCCTCGTGTGCCGGCCTGACGGCCGCGGCATCCCGGGGGCGCGGCTCGCGCGTGAAGATCTCGAAGACGCCGTCCTGTTCCTCGTCCTGCCCCCGCTCCGGCGCCTGCTGCGGTTCCGGCGCGGGCGCGGCCGCCTCAAGGTCAATGTCAGCATACGCTTCCCGCTCGTCCCTGGCCGTCTCGCCGGGCCGCAGCGCCTTCTGCCTGCCGAAGACCTCGAACGGCGATTCGGCTTCGGGGACCGGCGCTGCCGGAGGCGGCGCGGGCTCCGCCGGGGGCACCGCGGGCTCACGCCCGAAGATCTCGATCTCCGCCGGCGGTTCCGCCGGTTCCGATGCCGGGAGCGGGATGTCGGGCAACGGAGACGGAGGCGCCGCGGCCGGCTCGATGTCCTCGAGGTCGATCGGCGGCGGCTCGACGCCGATGTCGTCGAGGGTGATCGCCTCCGGCTTTGTCGCCGGCGGCGGCTGCGGACGCGGTTCCTCCAACTCGACCCGGTGCGAGTCGAGGCCCTCCAGCGCCAACTCGCCCCACGGCGACGCTTCCGCGGGCGGAGGCGGCACGGTCGGCGACGGTGCCGGTGCCGGTGCCGTGGCCGGCGCGACCTTCGGGACGGGCGGGGCGGCGGCAACGGGAGCCGGAGGCGGCGCAGCCTGCGGGGGCGGGACCACCCCCGCGCCGATGTCGGCGAGCGCCTTCTTCGCCTCCTGATCGTGCGGATCCAGCAGCACGACCATCCGGAAGGCCTTCGCCGCGTCGGGGAGGGCCCCCTGCGCCAGTGCGATCTGGCCGAGGACCTTGTGGGCGATGATGTTGTCGGCGGCGGCCTTGACGACCTTGCGCATCTCCTCGGCCGCTTCGCCGAAGGACTTCTTCTCGAACAGCGCGCGACCGAGCGCGACGCGACCACCGAGGTAGTTGGGGTGGACGTTCAGACCCTCGCGCGCCGTCTCGATGGCGTCGTCGAGCAGGCCCGCCTTGCGGTAGGCCTCGGCGAGCGGGGCGAAGACCCGCGAGTTCGGGTCCTTGGCGAGGATCTCGAGGTACTTCCCGATCTCCGCCGAGGCCGCTCCCGCCGCCCCGCTGCCCTTGTCGGTTGCCACGCTCTCAGCTCCCGGGAATCTCCTCTCCCGGAGGTTCCGTCTAGGGAACGACGACTGGATAGGGGTCCGACTCAACGAAACTGGTGTCCGGATCCCCCTCGCATTTTGCGCGCGCTATGACATTGAAAGTGCCAGACGCGACCCACTGCATATCTACGCTATTGTCGGCAGCTGCTATCGTCCAGCCAAGACCGTCGTCGAAGTTGAACTCAAGCACATATCCGCTGCTGCAGGTCTCGGTAACCGTCGCCACGTACTTTTCGGTCGCGTTCAGCAAGGGGGCTTGGTTGCCCGACGTAATGACAACGCTGGTGACCGCACCCGTTCCGCCCCCGCTACCCCCGGTGACCATGAACCCGACGTGCCCCTCCGCACTCCACGCGCGCCCCGTGTAGATGGTGAACGCATAGCTGCCGGTCGGGCACGTCTCCAACACATTGAGGTTGATCGAGGCGCCCCCGTTCGGCCCGGTGAGCGTGGGGTTCGTCTGGGCCGAGAAGTACGCAGAGGCCCCACCCTCGGCCGCGATCGACAGTGGCACCCCCTCGACCGGGAGACCATTCGCGTCCTTGAAATAGGCCAGGATCGACACGACTCCGGGCGCCGTGATGGAAGACGGCTCCGCGCGCGTGGTGATCGTCGCACCCGCGTAGTCGATGTTCGGATTGTACTTGCTCGAGGGGCCCGTCGGACCGCCGGGGCTGTCCCCGGCGTCGCTGCAGGCCCAGATCGCCAGCGGGAGCGCGGCGAGGACCGCGAAGAGCACGAGCAGCCGCGCGTCTCTTTTCAGCCTGGTGTTCATCGTCGTCCCTCCCCCAGTCGCCCTACGGGCAGCGGTCGTAGTTCTCGATGACGAGGGTGACCTCCGCGGTGGCCTTGACGTCCGCCTGGAACGCGTCCTTGCCCCAGATCGAGATGTCGGCCCGCAGCGTCAGCCCCTCGGTCGTGCCGATGGTGGGATAGTGCGAGCGGATGTACTCGAGCGTCGGCAGGTCCATCACCAGCACGGTGATCGTCCCCGTCCCGTCCGGCGCAATGCCGACGGAGAGGCCGCCGCCGTCGAGCGAGGGGAGGTTCACCGTCTTGTTGATCCCGGTGAAGTCCACCCGGTAGCGGCTCATCGTCACGAAGGAGTTCGTCGACTTGCCGGTCGGCGTGTTCGGCCGGCTCTCGTTGAGCATCTCGACCGTGGCGTAGCTGTTGGGAATCCCCGGTTCCGTGTCCGGGGGGTCGGCGCTGGCATCGCAGACGTCGACGAAGATGTCCGGCGTAAAGGCCGTCGCCGGCTCCGGGTTCACGCTCACCACCCGGATGATCGAGCCGGAGGGGTCGCTCCCGT of bacterium contains these proteins:
- a CDS encoding tetratricopeptide repeat protein yields the protein MATDKGSGAAGAASAEIGKYLEILAKDPNSRVFAPLAEAYRKAGLLDDAIETAREGLNVHPNYLGGRVALGRALFEKKSFGEAAEEMRKVVKAAADNIIAHKVLGQIALAQGALPDAAKAFRMVVLLDPHDQEAKKALADIGAGVVPPPQAAPPPAPVAAAPPVPKVAPATAPAPAPSPTVPPPPAEASPWGELALEGLDSHRVELEEPRPQPPPATKPEAITLDDIGVEPPPIDLEDIEPAAAPPSPLPDIPLPASEPAEPPAEIEIFGREPAVPPAEPAPPPAAPVPEAESPFEVFGRQKALRPGETARDEREAYADIDLEAAAPAPEPQQAPERGQDEEQDGVFEIFTREPRPRDAAAVRPAHEDRPVLEQLELEPTAHLPLEQPEGEPPVIELHEEIPRIDVQSELELALAEERDADAAPAPEPGPPTVGEEIGWEDDSPVQDVAGPREEESAVPVLSPEEAATEELVWEEPAAPAEPPPPAATEAVEALAAAAAPECAPTEELPIPLDAGPGVELPGDWDDAAPAALLAEEAPAPEPETAWLESPVDLSALEPPPAEPAAQAGDIEASSAETVVSLEEEIPSVDLAGEIGPEASFAEDIEEAGKVAPEAVAPAAASAVADEVVPEPTAEPTTEPVAETAAEPVAEPAETAGAAPAAAGTSSAARGVFDTETLASIYINQGFYGRAAAIYERLATASPDDAALRRKLDEVRALERAQGATAAAEPAAPATGGRPDRAETIRRLEALLAAFRGGRPR